Sequence from the Procambarus clarkii isolate CNS0578487 chromosome 2, FALCON_Pclarkii_2.0, whole genome shotgun sequence genome:
gcttaggttaggctgtATTGGGCtacttgggttaggttaggttgggttgagttACGTTTGGTTAAGTAGATTTCAAAATCCGTTGGCGACTCGTTTTGTGTACGATGTGACTTGCAGTGTAAGTTTTATCATGTAGTATTGAAGGAACAATTCTTAGCCTTTAAACTAGAGTTAGAAGCTCTTGTATAACTAGATTCAGTGTATACTTATTAACAAAGAGAGGTAGAAGGGGGTTAGGAAGCAAAGTAGTTAATATTTGATGTTAAATGTGTCTGTTATATTTGACCTTCCCTGCGCTGCACCTACGTCAGCCACGTCAAAGAACGCGCTCAGGGAGAGGACCAGAGTGGAGAGTCTGCGCAGGGCCTACCTGGAGCTGCAGGCTGCACTTCCCTCCGTTCCTCCAAATACCAAGCTCTCCAAGGTGGGCCATGCGTtctcacgtgtgtgtgtttactagttgtgtttttgcgggggttgagctttgctctttcggcccgcctctcaactgtcaatcaactgtttactaactactattttttttttatttttttatgtgtgtgtgtgtgtgtgtgtgtgtgtgtgtgtgtgtgtgtgtgtgtgtgtgtgtgtgtgtgtgtgtgtgtgtgtgtgtgtgtgtgtgtgtgtgtgtgtgtgtgtgtgtgtgtgtgtgtgtgtgtgtgtgtgtgtgtgtgtgtgtgtgtgtgtgtgtgtgtgtgtgtgtgtgtgtgtgtgtgtgtgcgtgtgtgcgtgcgtgcattttttttttactgcaagcgaGTTTGCAAGCGTTTCCCTGGCGAGCCTCTTCACTACCAACCTCTCCACCTCCTGCAGCTGGACGTGTTAGTGCTGGCCACGACCTACATCTCCCACCTGTCGCAGCTCTTGGAGGCGGACGACAGCCAGTCGTGCCACGACACCAATaataacaccaccgtcaccaaggcGGCCGTCCAGGAGCACAACCCTTACCCTCCGCCCTTACCGTCCACCAATACAGTGGAGACAGGCACCCACAGGGTCAAGCAGGGGTTCCTACACCCCATCAAGGTACGTGATGTGTGTAAGAGGGAAATATTGAGGGAAGCGTTCCTGATCTCTGAGTATTATCGGCGTAGGGAAGGTGAGAGGCGGATTTAATTATAACAAATTGAATCCATTACTTATTTCAGAAGTGGCCTATGCGTGCCCGTCTGTACGCGGGTGTCGGGGCGACGGAGGCTGTCACTTTCCTTTCGGAGCAACTTCCGGCCCCACCACAGCAGCTGAGGACTAAGCTGGGACCCACTGCCGTGCCCGCCCACGTCCCCTGCCCTCACCAACTCCCTCCACAAGCCTCGCTCACCCTCAACCACACCCATGCCACTTCAACTCCTCACGAAACGCAGAATTCATTACAAGATTTCGGCTCTTCCAGCATGGCGCCAGGAGTCTTTAACGATGAGTTCGCGTGTCCAGCAGACAAATCTTACGGGTTCCCCTACATGTGTGAGGCGGGAGGACATTCCCAGGGCCCCCGGGAGATCCCCTACGCCGGCCCTCAGATAGGGACGTGGGAGGCAGAGGGCTCGTGGGGCCCCAATCTTATCCACGATGACCCTGCCGCCTGCCACCCTCCCTGCAGGGTGAGTCAGTCCTATGCGGGCTTCTGGACTGCCTGGGATGACTGAATATAAACCCAAATAGAGACCCTAAGTATAATTTTAAGAGTTCGGGAAAACGCTGTGTTATCCAATACTTTAACAGTTAGCTGATAGATAAACCGTTGTTCTTTATATTAATTTCTCTGTTTGCATGCCCCCGGGACGCCGTGTATATATATCACCCTAGTGTGTTAGGATGACATAGGTGGGTCTGAACAGTGAATGGATCGGTGACGATGTGAAAACTGCCTTTGTGATTGGCAAAAAACCCTCACACAAAAAAATAATTTCCTGCATGCATCAAGACTTAGAATCGTGTGAATGTGAGACCCCCCAAGTAATATTTTCGAAAGGAagacaaaattaaacaaaaatttaattaaattttacAAAGTGGAAGAGACTGGTAAAGTGTAGGTTGTGTAGAGTTGTACCGGGGTGAGGAGACTGGTGAAGTGTTGGTTGTGTAGAGTTGTACCGGGGTGAGGAGAGACTGGTAAAGTGTAGGTTGTATAGAGTTGTACCGGGGTGAGGAGAGACTGGTGAAGTGTAGGTTGTATAGAGTTGTACCGGGGTGAGGAGAGACTGGTGAAGTGTAGGTTGTATAGAGTTGTACCGGGGTGAGGAGAGACTGGTGAAGTGTAGGTTGTATAGAGTTGTACCGGGGTGAGGAGAGACTGGTGAAGTGTAGGTTGTATAGAGTTGTACCGGGGTGAGGAGAGACTGGTGAAGTGTAGGTTGTATAGAGTTGTACCGGGGTGAGGAGAGACTGGTGAAGTGTAGGTTGTATAGAGTTGTACCGGGGTGAGGAGAGACTGGTGAAGTGTAGGTTGTATAGAGTTGTACCGGGGTGAGGAGAGACTGGTGAAGTGTAGGTTGTATAGAGTTGTACCGGGGTGAGGAGAGACTGGTGAAGTGTAGGTTGTATAGAGTTGTACCGGGGTGAGGAGAGACTGGTGAAGTGTAGGTTGTATAGAGTTGTACCGGGGTGAGGAGAGACTGGTGAAGTGTTGGTTGTATAGAGTTGTACCGGGGTGAGGAGAGACTGGTGAAGTGTTGGTTGTATAGAGTTGTACCGGGGTGAGGAGAGACTGGTAAAGTGTTGGTTGTGTAGAGTTGTACCGGGGGTGAGGAGAGACTGGTGAAGTGTTGGTTGTGTAGAGTTGTACCGGGGGTGAGGAGAGACTGGTGAAGTGTTGGTTGTATAGAGTTGTACCGGGGTGAGGAGAGGCAG
This genomic interval carries:
- the LOC138366624 gene encoding uncharacterized protein, with product MLNVSVIFDLPCAAPTSATSKNALRERTRVESLRRAYLELQAALPSVPPNTKLSKLDVLVLATTYISHLSQLLEADDSQSCHDTNNNTTVTKAAVQEHNPYPPPLPSTNTVETGTHRVKQGFLHPIKKWPMRARLYAGVGATEAVTFLSEQLPAPPQQLRTKLGPTAVPAHVPCPHQLPPQASLTLNHTHATSTPHETQNSLQDFGSSSMAPGVFNDEFACPADKSYGFPYMCEAGGHSQGPREIPYAGPQIGTWEAEGSWGPNLIHDDPAACHPPCRVSQSYAGFWTAWDD